The following coding sequences are from one Gossypium hirsutum isolate 1008001.06 chromosome A12, Gossypium_hirsutum_v2.1, whole genome shotgun sequence window:
- the LOC121211141 gene encoding IRK-interacting protein isoform X1, which yields MAPSSSSPSSSCSASSAKSPPPPHQSPFFTPIQECEREGQEDGTTPNVSRDKAVAPKHFATPLHAKTTAKSNARKRHESAENGGDGEDGSVSCNKCRPHSREKISVVPLDNNNGVNKHSFSMASPNGIFKSIFHSLTRRSPKSTDVFTSREEQWRIAVAELTHKLIQATRKRDEALLEASRLKHSMAELEKKLDKLEVDCHNLKSGLGECNSNSPYRMGKAHHPHQDRVIRANEKVIQQFLISVSEARSSIRLLSRSLSMQLRHTGSKVCERISLLLQPYDIKVSHSKNPKSLLYLEALLSNAFFEDFESVGFRKNAVNHILNPIDRCEAKYGSFNNLQGLTWEEVLNKGTRYFSEEFSKFCDRKMSEIVAMLGWTRAWPEPLLQAFFVASKSVWLVHLLANSVHPGLPIFRVDKGVRFDSLYMEDMGGERAMKLVPSMVRIMITPGFYVYGNVIKCKVICRYHNNLDTSLINKGLTPSP from the exons ATggctccttcttcttcttctccttcatcTTCTTGTTCTGCTTCTTCCGCTAAATCTCCTCCTCCACCTCATCAGTCCCCTTTTTTCACTCCA ATTCAAGAATGTGAAAGGGAGGGACAAGAAGATGGTACTACCCCAAACGTAAGCAGGGACAAAGCGGTGGCCCCAAAGCACTTCGCAACACCCCTTCATGCTAAAACCACTGCAAAATCCAACGCCAGGAAACGTCACGAGTCTGCTGAAAATGGTGGTGATGGTGAAGATGGCTCTGTTTCTTGCAACAAGTGCAGGCCTCACTCCAGGGAGAAGATCTCCGTGGTTCCTTTAGACAACAACAATGGAGTTAACAAGCATTCCTTTTCCATGGCAAGTCCTAATGGGATATTCAAGTCCATTTTCCATTCTTTAACAAGGAGGAGTCCCAAATCAACTGATGTGTTTACATCCAGAGAAGAGCAGTGGAGAATTGCTGTCGCTGAACTCACACACAAACTTATTCAAGCTACAAGAAAGAGAGATGAAGCACTGCTAGAAGCTTCGAGGTTGAAGCACTCCATGGCTGAGCTTGAGAAGAAGCTTGACAAGCTTGAAGTTGACTGTCATAATTTGAAGTCAGGTCTGGGTGAATGTAACAGCAACTCTCCTTATAGAATGGGTAAAGCTCATCATCCTCATCAAGATAGGGTCATTAGAGCTAATGAAAAAGTGATTCAACAATTCTTGATCTCTGTCTCTGAAGCTAGGTCTTCCATCAGACTTTTAAGTAGATCACTCAGCATGCAATTAAGGCACACGGGTAGCAAAGTTTGTGAGAGGATATCTCTGCTATTGCAACCTTATGATATAAAGGTTTCCCACTCAAAGAACCCCAAAAGCCTTCTTTATCTCGAAGCTTTGTTGAGCAATGCTTTCTTCGAAGATTTCGAATCCGTTGGGTTTCGGAAGAATGCTGTGAACCACATATTGAACCCCATCGATCGTTGTGAAGCCAAATACGGGTCCTTCAATAACTTACAAGGTTTAACATGGGAGGAGGTCCTGAATAAAGGGACGAGATATTTCAGCGAGGAGTTCAGCAAGTTTTGTGACAGGAAAATGAGTGAAATCGTGGCTATGTTGGGATGGACGAGAGCTTGGCCGGAGCCATTGTTGCAAGCCTTTTTTGTTGCGTCAAAGAGTGTGTGGTTGGTGCACCTTTTGGCCAACTCGGTGCACCCTGGCTTACCAATCTTCAGGGTGGATAAAGGGGTAAGGTTTGATTCACTATACATGGAGGACATGGGTGGTGAAAGAGCCATGAAACTGGTTCCGAGCATGGTTCGGATCATGATCACACCAGGGTTCTATGTCTATGGCAACGTAATCAAATGCAAGGTTATTTGCAGGTACCACAACAACCTGGATACTAGTTTAATCAATAAGGGCTTAACCCCATCCCCTTAG
- the LOC121211141 gene encoding IRK-interacting protein isoform X2, with protein sequence MAPSSSSPSSSCSASSAKSPPPPHQSPFFTPIQECEREGQEDGTTPNVSRDKAVAPKHFATPLHAKTTAKSNARKRHESAENGGDGEDGSVSCNKCRPHSREKISVVPLDNNNGVNKHSFSMASPNGIFKSIFHSLTRRSPKSTDVFTSREEQWRIAVAELTHKLIQATRKRDEALLEASRLKHSMAELEKKLDKLEVDCHNLKSGLGECNSNSPYRMARSSIRLLSRSLSMQLRHTGSKVCERISLLLQPYDIKVSHSKNPKSLLYLEALLSNAFFEDFESVGFRKNAVNHILNPIDRCEAKYGSFNNLQGLTWEEVLNKGTRYFSEEFSKFCDRKMSEIVAMLGWTRAWPEPLLQAFFVASKSVWLVHLLANSVHPGLPIFRVDKGVRFDSLYMEDMGGERAMKLVPSMVRIMITPGFYVYGNVIKCKVICRYHNNLDTSLINKGLTPSP encoded by the exons ATggctccttcttcttcttctccttcatcTTCTTGTTCTGCTTCTTCCGCTAAATCTCCTCCTCCACCTCATCAGTCCCCTTTTTTCACTCCA ATTCAAGAATGTGAAAGGGAGGGACAAGAAGATGGTACTACCCCAAACGTAAGCAGGGACAAAGCGGTGGCCCCAAAGCACTTCGCAACACCCCTTCATGCTAAAACCACTGCAAAATCCAACGCCAGGAAACGTCACGAGTCTGCTGAAAATGGTGGTGATGGTGAAGATGGCTCTGTTTCTTGCAACAAGTGCAGGCCTCACTCCAGGGAGAAGATCTCCGTGGTTCCTTTAGACAACAACAATGGAGTTAACAAGCATTCCTTTTCCATGGCAAGTCCTAATGGGATATTCAAGTCCATTTTCCATTCTTTAACAAGGAGGAGTCCCAAATCAACTGATGTGTTTACATCCAGAGAAGAGCAGTGGAGAATTGCTGTCGCTGAACTCACACACAAACTTATTCAAGCTACAAGAAAGAGAGATGAAGCACTGCTAGAAGCTTCGAGGTTGAAGCACTCCATGGCTGAGCTTGAGAAGAAGCTTGACAAGCTTGAAGTTGACTGTCATAATTTGAAGTCAGGTCTGGGTGAATGTAACAGCAACTCTCCTTATAGAATGG CTAGGTCTTCCATCAGACTTTTAAGTAGATCACTCAGCATGCAATTAAGGCACACGGGTAGCAAAGTTTGTGAGAGGATATCTCTGCTATTGCAACCTTATGATATAAAGGTTTCCCACTCAAAGAACCCCAAAAGCCTTCTTTATCTCGAAGCTTTGTTGAGCAATGCTTTCTTCGAAGATTTCGAATCCGTTGGGTTTCGGAAGAATGCTGTGAACCACATATTGAACCCCATCGATCGTTGTGAAGCCAAATACGGGTCCTTCAATAACTTACAAGGTTTAACATGGGAGGAGGTCCTGAATAAAGGGACGAGATATTTCAGCGAGGAGTTCAGCAAGTTTTGTGACAGGAAAATGAGTGAAATCGTGGCTATGTTGGGATGGACGAGAGCTTGGCCGGAGCCATTGTTGCAAGCCTTTTTTGTTGCGTCAAAGAGTGTGTGGTTGGTGCACCTTTTGGCCAACTCGGTGCACCCTGGCTTACCAATCTTCAGGGTGGATAAAGGGGTAAGGTTTGATTCACTATACATGGAGGACATGGGTGGTGAAAGAGCCATGAAACTGGTTCCGAGCATGGTTCGGATCATGATCACACCAGGGTTCTATGTCTATGGCAACGTAATCAAATGCAAGGTTATTTGCAGGTACCACAACAACCTGGATACTAGTTTAATCAATAAGGGCTTAACCCCATCCCCTTAG